In a single window of the Lineus longissimus chromosome 4, tnLinLong1.2, whole genome shotgun sequence genome:
- the LOC135486691 gene encoding uncharacterized protein LOC135486691 isoform X2, whose amino-acid sequence MFPSTGYFKAVTCPFFASGLCERQYCHFRHVKPTEPPPPPKDLASSEASVSNTSQNGQSLLSMVGKAVQHFQKDLEKNIGNVPKKKRKETSDVDPKMNKYLALIAGNDKYKMPETISIPKASVDPSPRAVDPSVPQYRPTPISQLKKKRHEPKYVIPYMEEDASESEYDPATNYSTEQRTKSPPEFEYKPTPLNKKTKIFAEQVAEDGYDPVAEYDPTSEYEPSGEYDPTAVYIPTELDICSEPEGNFSDDNDGATAAQKLQKGKKTGSSKTEIGAGKKVKEKVVEDDLVSQIIFASETTNSMSMSQVKKYSDGSIDFVNEKQIKKKTIKSSKEKVTEQKSEKGLFDLFKSEKKAVVKPTVSDKAKKCSDGVKTKVLERKDSGSRKHGDDRKKVKSVEGVAKSQSLKSESKDKLIIEKHHKKHSTHSDSPKSQEKDKRKLSTDNANSSDKNKSKTQTTSDHSGKSRHSHHRTDPHSPKPHSSKSSKEMENGAKKLVSSKHCGHGSSSSKAKGSKNSEHHKENLNSPKVKHRSESTGSYSHHQRENKSGSSESNHSTSKVQSPGSYFGFATDSAETAPQTKSESRKSHNITKTLSHSDWNGSMNETFGFDFHSDFHETRLDTKVEKLGNRVDKHRKSSTSVKSESSSKSKHRLSGGETHTFKSKHSCSTPTERLGSSKEIKYSISRRDSGTGVDLDESGGSDTLGEEELPTLQIGLDSPYKKFSWDDIGTCATTSHEKQYQGSKGKSNKSGKPRTKSVSESKDEFIILSSDDESPKKPVKRPRTMSSGSGSKSGKGSISTFDLFGDDSDNSSDESVNLNARQRSRSSETITYLRGSHASGDSRTGLSKSAKRRKTVEQSSSDSDGDNFMSLGNDQFDVQNNSDGSEASDARYAGSNGDGLELDLDDDDDGEDLYDECLKIFNESPKSKKHQVGKHGMKRKPQEEQAHSVSKANRTAHAGAEKVVKKKFQRTHVLSPAAVMHNRFVEMQKKLEEAREKRMDLMKDKKSVESPGARKVEERRGSSLLRKSSQSSPVVRRVSRDIPHPDEPEGPTRIQTIKSVKSGQRKAHVPKLEHVVETMKRPTIPPDLGGKVPTNVRQRYLNLFVDECLKIYDSQKDAFERALSEEKAVYTRSGSKNVYLNVAVNAIKKLRNESQASGEPVCSSPAKTSRALIHEYNLGGRKAMETSYTLHRSSAAKPKQVESFSASHLYHRLKPYILTEEQLQENGFPRVDEDSFNLIKFYNTPRKKSTGKALEKACTRCGKRFYIDPSGEWQTLDECIYHWGRAFKKRLCGSIESRYNCCDSDLTSRGCQVAKLHVYDSNVREVLSGYMKTLPCSPQYDEDYGVYALDCEMIYTTKGQELARVTVVDHRSETVYEALVQPEGDVIDYNTRFSGITEDDLKDVTTNLHDVQAVLLSLFNHKSILMGHSLESDLCALKLIHSTVVDTSVVFPHWLGPPYKRALRHLAGEILNKIIQNDVGGHDSREDAVSCLELMLWKVRDDIKKESR is encoded by the exons aacCCCCTCCTCCACCAAAGGATCTAGCCTCATCTGAAGCCAGTGTGTCCAATACCTCACAGAATGGTCAGTCTTTGCTCAGTATGGTCGGCAAGGCCGTACAGCATTTccagaaagacttggaaaaaaatattggtaatgtgccaaaaaagaaaagaaaggaaaCAAGTGATGTTGATCCCAAGATGAATAAGTATCTTGCCCTAATTGCTGGTAACGACAAATACAAAATGCCTGAAACCATCTCGATTCCTAAGGCATCTGTGGACCCATCTCCGCGAGCAGTTGATCCCAGTGTACCTCAGTATAGACCCACTCCGATCAGCCagttgaagaagaagaggcaTGAACCCAAATATGTGATCCCTTACATGGAGGAGGATGCGTCGGAATCAGAATACGACCCCGCCACAAACTATAGTACCGAACAAAGAACAAAGTCACCACCAGAGTTTGAATATAAGCCTACTCCACTGAATAAAAAGACAAAGATTTTTGCTGAACAGGTAGCTGAGGATGGATATGATCCCGTTGCTGAATATGACCCCACTTCAGAATATGAACCCTCAGGTGAATATGATCCAACGGCTGTATACATACCCACAGAGTTGGACATTTGTAGTGAACCCGAGGGGAATTTTAGTGACGATAATGACGGTGCTACTGCTGCACAAAAATTGCAAAAGGGTAAAAAAACAGGAAGCTCAAAAACAGAAATAGGTGCGGGGAAAAAAGTTAAAGAAAAAGTTGTGGAAGATGATCTTGTTTCGCAGATTATATTTGCATCGGAAACTACCAACTCGATGAGTATGAGCCAGGTTAAAAAATATTCCGATGGGTCAATAGATTTTGTCAATGAAAAGCAAATCAAGAAAAAGACAATAAAAAGTTCAAAGGAGAAAGTGACTGAGCAGAAATCTGAAAAGGGACTATTCGATTTGTTTAAGTCTGAGAAAAAGGCTGTAGTAAAGCCCACCGTCTCTgataaagcaaagaaatgtAGTGATGGTGTAAAAACAAAGGTTTTAGAAAGAAAAGACAGTGGTTCTCGAAAGCATGGAGATGACAGGAAGAAAGTTAAAAGTGTTGAAGGTGTTGCAAAGTCTCAGTCTTTAAAATCAGAAAGCAAAGATAAACTTATCATTGAAAAACACCACAAGAAACATTCAACTCATTCTGACAGTCCCAAGTCACAAGAAAAGGATAAGCGTAAGTTATCAACCGATAATGCAAACTCCAGTGATAAGAATAAGAGTAAGACCCAAACAACATCTGATCATTCTGGTAAGAGTCGTCACTCCCACCATCGTACAGATCCTCATTCTCCAAAGCCACACAGTTCAAAATCGTCTAAGGAGATGGAAAATGGTGCTAAGAAACTTGTATCTTCCAAGCATTGTGGTCATGGAAGTTCGTCTAGTAAAGCTAAAGGAAGCAAAAATTCCGAACATCACAAGGAAAATTTGAACTCTCCAAAAGTGAAGCATAGGAGCGAATCAACGGGAAGTTATTCACATCATCAAAGGGAAAATAAATCCGGGTCGAGTGAATCGAATCATTCCACATCAAAAGTTCAATCACCAGGTTCCTATTTTGGTTTTGCCACAGACTCTGCTGAGACTGCCCCACAAACAAAATCTGAATCTCGTAAATCTCACAATATAACGAAAACTCTTTCCCATAGTGATTGGAATGGGAGTATGAATGAAACTTTCGGTTTTGATTTTCACTCTGATTTTCATGAAACTCGTCTTGACACAAAAGTTGAAAAGCTCGGAAATAGGGTTGATAAGCATAGGAAAAGTTCCACTTCTGTTAAAAGTGAGAGCAGTTCCAAGTCAAAACATCGATTATCTGGTGGAGAGACGCATACATTTAAAAGCAAGCACAGTTGTTCAACCCCTACAGAGCGACTGGGAAGTTCTAAAGAAATAAAGTATTCTATTTCAAGAAGAGATTCAGGTACAGGGGTTGACTTGGATGAATCGGGAGGTTCTGATACACTTGGTGAGGAAGAGCTCCCCACTCTTCAAATCGGCTTGGATTCTCCATATAAAAAGTTTAGTTGGGATGACATCGGCACTTGTGCTACTACTAGTCATGAAAAACAATATCAGGGTTCGAAAGGAAAATCAAACAAGTCGGGAAAACCTCGCACGAAGTCTGTATCGGAATCGAAAGACGAGTTTATCATATTGTCATCAGATGACGAGTCGCCAAAAAAACCTGTAAAAAGACCACGGACGATGagttctggttccgggtcaaaaTCAGGGAAAGGTAGCATCAGCACGTTTGATTTATTTGGAGATGACAGCGACAACAGTTCTGATGAAAGTGTAAACTTGAATGCCAGGCAGAGGTCAAGGAGTTCTGAAACTATTACTTATCTTAGAGGAAGTCATGCCAGTGGTGATAGCCGTACGGGTCTTTCAAAGAGTGCAAAACGGAGAAAAACAGTCGAACAATCCAGTAGTGATAGCGACGGGGATAACTTTATGTCCTTGGGCAATGATCAGTTTGATGTTCAGAATAATTCCGATGGTAGTGAAGCGTCCGATGCGAGGTATGCAGGAAGTAACGGAGACGGCCTTGAACTTGacctggatgatgatgatgacggtgaagACCTGTATGATGAGTGTCTGAAGATCTTCAATGAATCGCCGAAAAGTAAAAAGCATCAAGTCGGAAAG CACGGTATGAAAAGAAAGCCACAGGAAGAACAGGCGCATTCAGTCAGTAAAGCCAATAGAACTGCCCATGCTGGAGCTGAGAAAGTA GTTAAGAAAAAGTTCCAACGGACCCACGTTTTGTCTCCAGCTGCGGTGATGCATAACAGATTCGTTGAGATGCAGAAAAAGCTTGAAGAGGCCAGGGAAAAGCGCATGGACTTGATGAAGGACAAAAAGTCTGTAGAG AGTCCCGGCGCAAGAAAAGTTGAGGAGAGGCGAGGAAGCTCCTTGCTGCGAAAGTCCTCTCAGTCATCGCCGGTTGTCCGGAGGGTGTCACGAGATATTCCTCATCCTGATGAACCAGAAGGTCCAACTCGGATCCAGACAATTAAATCGGTGAAATCAGGGCAAAGGAAGGCTCATGTTCCAAAG CTTGAACATGTCGTTGAGACCATGAAGAGGCCAACCATACCGCCCGACTTGGGTGGCAAGGTACCCACAAATGTTCGACAGCGCTATCTTAACCTATTCGTCGACGAGTGCTTGAAAATTTACGATTCTCAGAAAGATGCATTTGAAAGG GCTTTGAGCGAAGAAAAGGCAGTCTACACTCGAAGCGGCTCAAAAAATGTCTACCTCAATGTTGCCGTCAATGCAATCAAGAAGCTGAGAAATGAGAGTCAGGCCAGTGGTGAGCCGGTCTGCTCTTCCCCTGCCAAAACAAGCAGAGCGCTGATACATGAGTACAACCTTGGTGGGAGGAAGGCAATGGAAACCAGTTACACGCTGCATAGGTCATCGGCAGCGAAACCAAAACAAGTGGAATCATTCTCAG CATCTCATCTTTACCATCGATTAAAGCCATACATTCTCACCGAGGAGCAACTGCAAGAGAATGGGTTTCCACGCGTTGATGAAGACAGCTTTAATCTTATCAAGTTTTATAATACACCGCGAAAGAAATCAACTGGCAAAG CTCTTGAAAAGGCGTGCACTCGATGCGGCAAGAGGTTTTACATCGACCCAAGTGGAGAGTGGCAAACTCTGGATGAGTGCATTTACCACTGGGGCCGAGCATTTAAGAAGCGGCTGTGTGGCAGCATCGAGTCTCGTTACAACTGCTGTGATAGTGATCTCACATCGAGGGGTTGCCAAGTGGCCAAG TTACATGTCTATGACTCCAATGTGCGTGAAGTGTTGTCGGGATATATGAAAACACTGCCATGTTCCCCACAGTATGATGAAGACTATGGTGTATATGCTCTGGACTGTGAAATG ATTTACACAACAAAAGGTCAAGAACTTGCCCGGGTGACGGTGGTAGACCACAGGAGTGAGACGGTTTATGAAGCACTCGTTCAACCAGAGGGTGATGTCATCGACTATAATACAAG GTTCAGCGGTATAACTGAAGACGATTTGAAAGATGTCACAACAAATCTTCATGATGTGCAGGCCGTGCTGCTGAGTTTGTTCAATCACAAAAGTATACTGATGGGTCACAGTTTAGAAAGCGATTTGTGTGCTTTGAAG CTTATTCATTCCACAGTCGTGGACACCTCTGTCGTGTTCCCCCACTGGCTAGGCCCGCCCTACAAGAGGGCCCTCCGACACCTTGCTGGCGAAATACTTAACAAAATTATACAGAATGATG TTGGCGGCCATGATAGTCGAGAGGATGCTGTGTCGTGCCTGGAGCTGATGCTGTGGAAAGTCAGAGATGACATTAAGAAGGAGAGCCGCTGA
- the LOC135486691 gene encoding RNA exonuclease 1 homolog isoform X1: MFPSTGYFKAVTCPFFASGLCERQYCHFRHVKPTEPPPPPKDLASSEASVSNTSQNGQSLLSMVGKAVQHFQKDLEKNIGNVPKKKRKETSDVDPKMNKYLALIAGNDKYKMPETISIPKASVDPSPRAVDPSVPQYRPTPISQLKKKRHEPKYVIPYMEEDASESEYDPATNYSTEQRTKSPPEFEYKPTPLNKKTKIFAEQVAEDGYDPVAEYDPTSEYEPSGEYDPTAVYIPTELDICSEPEGNFSDDNDGATAAQKLQKGKKTGSSKTEIGAGKKVKEKVVEDDLVSQIIFASETTNSMSMSQVKKYSDGSIDFVNEKQIKKKTIKSSKEKVTEQKSEKGLFDLFKSEKKAVVKPTVSDKAKKCSDGVKTKVLERKDSGSRKHGDDRKKVKSVEGVAKSQSLKSESKDKLIIEKHHKKHSTHSDSPKSQEKDKRKLSTDNANSSDKNKSKTQTTSDHSGKSRHSHHRTDPHSPKPHSSKSSKEMENGAKKLVSSKHCGHGSSSSKAKGSKNSEHHKENLNSPKVKHRSESTGSYSHHQRENKSGSSESNHSTSKVQSPGSYFGFATDSAETAPQTKSESRKSHNITKTLSHSDWNGSMNETFGFDFHSDFHETRLDTKVEKLGNRVDKHRKSSTSVKSESSSKSKHRLSGGETHTFKSKHSCSTPTERLGSSKEIKYSISRRDSGTGVDLDESGGSDTLGEEELPTLQIGLDSPYKKFSWDDIGTCATTSHEKQYQGSKGKSNKSGKPRTKSVSESKDEFIILSSDDESPKKPVKRPRTMSSGSGSKSGKGSISTFDLFGDDSDNSSDESVNLNARQRSRSSETITYLRGSHASGDSRTGLSKSAKRRKTVEQSSSDSDGDNFMSLGNDQFDVQNNSDGSEASDARYAGSNGDGLELDLDDDDDGEDLYDECLKIFNESPKSKKHQVGKHGMKRKPQEEQAHSVSKANRTAHAGAEKVVKKKFQRTHVLSPAAVMHNRFVEMQKKLEEAREKRMDLMKDKKSVELSVIFCIQSPGARKVEERRGSSLLRKSSQSSPVVRRVSRDIPHPDEPEGPTRIQTIKSVKSGQRKAHVPKLEHVVETMKRPTIPPDLGGKVPTNVRQRYLNLFVDECLKIYDSQKDAFERALSEEKAVYTRSGSKNVYLNVAVNAIKKLRNESQASGEPVCSSPAKTSRALIHEYNLGGRKAMETSYTLHRSSAAKPKQVESFSASHLYHRLKPYILTEEQLQENGFPRVDEDSFNLIKFYNTPRKKSTGKALEKACTRCGKRFYIDPSGEWQTLDECIYHWGRAFKKRLCGSIESRYNCCDSDLTSRGCQVAKLHVYDSNVREVLSGYMKTLPCSPQYDEDYGVYALDCEMIYTTKGQELARVTVVDHRSETVYEALVQPEGDVIDYNTRFSGITEDDLKDVTTNLHDVQAVLLSLFNHKSILMGHSLESDLCALKLIHSTVVDTSVVFPHWLGPPYKRALRHLAGEILNKIIQNDVGGHDSREDAVSCLELMLWKVRDDIKKESR; encoded by the exons aacCCCCTCCTCCACCAAAGGATCTAGCCTCATCTGAAGCCAGTGTGTCCAATACCTCACAGAATGGTCAGTCTTTGCTCAGTATGGTCGGCAAGGCCGTACAGCATTTccagaaagacttggaaaaaaatattggtaatgtgccaaaaaagaaaagaaaggaaaCAAGTGATGTTGATCCCAAGATGAATAAGTATCTTGCCCTAATTGCTGGTAACGACAAATACAAAATGCCTGAAACCATCTCGATTCCTAAGGCATCTGTGGACCCATCTCCGCGAGCAGTTGATCCCAGTGTACCTCAGTATAGACCCACTCCGATCAGCCagttgaagaagaagaggcaTGAACCCAAATATGTGATCCCTTACATGGAGGAGGATGCGTCGGAATCAGAATACGACCCCGCCACAAACTATAGTACCGAACAAAGAACAAAGTCACCACCAGAGTTTGAATATAAGCCTACTCCACTGAATAAAAAGACAAAGATTTTTGCTGAACAGGTAGCTGAGGATGGATATGATCCCGTTGCTGAATATGACCCCACTTCAGAATATGAACCCTCAGGTGAATATGATCCAACGGCTGTATACATACCCACAGAGTTGGACATTTGTAGTGAACCCGAGGGGAATTTTAGTGACGATAATGACGGTGCTACTGCTGCACAAAAATTGCAAAAGGGTAAAAAAACAGGAAGCTCAAAAACAGAAATAGGTGCGGGGAAAAAAGTTAAAGAAAAAGTTGTGGAAGATGATCTTGTTTCGCAGATTATATTTGCATCGGAAACTACCAACTCGATGAGTATGAGCCAGGTTAAAAAATATTCCGATGGGTCAATAGATTTTGTCAATGAAAAGCAAATCAAGAAAAAGACAATAAAAAGTTCAAAGGAGAAAGTGACTGAGCAGAAATCTGAAAAGGGACTATTCGATTTGTTTAAGTCTGAGAAAAAGGCTGTAGTAAAGCCCACCGTCTCTgataaagcaaagaaatgtAGTGATGGTGTAAAAACAAAGGTTTTAGAAAGAAAAGACAGTGGTTCTCGAAAGCATGGAGATGACAGGAAGAAAGTTAAAAGTGTTGAAGGTGTTGCAAAGTCTCAGTCTTTAAAATCAGAAAGCAAAGATAAACTTATCATTGAAAAACACCACAAGAAACATTCAACTCATTCTGACAGTCCCAAGTCACAAGAAAAGGATAAGCGTAAGTTATCAACCGATAATGCAAACTCCAGTGATAAGAATAAGAGTAAGACCCAAACAACATCTGATCATTCTGGTAAGAGTCGTCACTCCCACCATCGTACAGATCCTCATTCTCCAAAGCCACACAGTTCAAAATCGTCTAAGGAGATGGAAAATGGTGCTAAGAAACTTGTATCTTCCAAGCATTGTGGTCATGGAAGTTCGTCTAGTAAAGCTAAAGGAAGCAAAAATTCCGAACATCACAAGGAAAATTTGAACTCTCCAAAAGTGAAGCATAGGAGCGAATCAACGGGAAGTTATTCACATCATCAAAGGGAAAATAAATCCGGGTCGAGTGAATCGAATCATTCCACATCAAAAGTTCAATCACCAGGTTCCTATTTTGGTTTTGCCACAGACTCTGCTGAGACTGCCCCACAAACAAAATCTGAATCTCGTAAATCTCACAATATAACGAAAACTCTTTCCCATAGTGATTGGAATGGGAGTATGAATGAAACTTTCGGTTTTGATTTTCACTCTGATTTTCATGAAACTCGTCTTGACACAAAAGTTGAAAAGCTCGGAAATAGGGTTGATAAGCATAGGAAAAGTTCCACTTCTGTTAAAAGTGAGAGCAGTTCCAAGTCAAAACATCGATTATCTGGTGGAGAGACGCATACATTTAAAAGCAAGCACAGTTGTTCAACCCCTACAGAGCGACTGGGAAGTTCTAAAGAAATAAAGTATTCTATTTCAAGAAGAGATTCAGGTACAGGGGTTGACTTGGATGAATCGGGAGGTTCTGATACACTTGGTGAGGAAGAGCTCCCCACTCTTCAAATCGGCTTGGATTCTCCATATAAAAAGTTTAGTTGGGATGACATCGGCACTTGTGCTACTACTAGTCATGAAAAACAATATCAGGGTTCGAAAGGAAAATCAAACAAGTCGGGAAAACCTCGCACGAAGTCTGTATCGGAATCGAAAGACGAGTTTATCATATTGTCATCAGATGACGAGTCGCCAAAAAAACCTGTAAAAAGACCACGGACGATGagttctggttccgggtcaaaaTCAGGGAAAGGTAGCATCAGCACGTTTGATTTATTTGGAGATGACAGCGACAACAGTTCTGATGAAAGTGTAAACTTGAATGCCAGGCAGAGGTCAAGGAGTTCTGAAACTATTACTTATCTTAGAGGAAGTCATGCCAGTGGTGATAGCCGTACGGGTCTTTCAAAGAGTGCAAAACGGAGAAAAACAGTCGAACAATCCAGTAGTGATAGCGACGGGGATAACTTTATGTCCTTGGGCAATGATCAGTTTGATGTTCAGAATAATTCCGATGGTAGTGAAGCGTCCGATGCGAGGTATGCAGGAAGTAACGGAGACGGCCTTGAACTTGacctggatgatgatgatgacggtgaagACCTGTATGATGAGTGTCTGAAGATCTTCAATGAATCGCCGAAAAGTAAAAAGCATCAAGTCGGAAAG CACGGTATGAAAAGAAAGCCACAGGAAGAACAGGCGCATTCAGTCAGTAAAGCCAATAGAACTGCCCATGCTGGAGCTGAGAAAGTA GTTAAGAAAAAGTTCCAACGGACCCACGTTTTGTCTCCAGCTGCGGTGATGCATAACAGATTCGTTGAGATGCAGAAAAAGCTTGAAGAGGCCAGGGAAAAGCGCATGGACTTGATGAAGGACAAAAAGTCTGTAGAG CTTTCTGTCATTTTCTGCATTCAGAGTCCCGGCGCAAGAAAAGTTGAGGAGAGGCGAGGAAGCTCCTTGCTGCGAAAGTCCTCTCAGTCATCGCCGGTTGTCCGGAGGGTGTCACGAGATATTCCTCATCCTGATGAACCAGAAGGTCCAACTCGGATCCAGACAATTAAATCGGTGAAATCAGGGCAAAGGAAGGCTCATGTTCCAAAG CTTGAACATGTCGTTGAGACCATGAAGAGGCCAACCATACCGCCCGACTTGGGTGGCAAGGTACCCACAAATGTTCGACAGCGCTATCTTAACCTATTCGTCGACGAGTGCTTGAAAATTTACGATTCTCAGAAAGATGCATTTGAAAGG GCTTTGAGCGAAGAAAAGGCAGTCTACACTCGAAGCGGCTCAAAAAATGTCTACCTCAATGTTGCCGTCAATGCAATCAAGAAGCTGAGAAATGAGAGTCAGGCCAGTGGTGAGCCGGTCTGCTCTTCCCCTGCCAAAACAAGCAGAGCGCTGATACATGAGTACAACCTTGGTGGGAGGAAGGCAATGGAAACCAGTTACACGCTGCATAGGTCATCGGCAGCGAAACCAAAACAAGTGGAATCATTCTCAG CATCTCATCTTTACCATCGATTAAAGCCATACATTCTCACCGAGGAGCAACTGCAAGAGAATGGGTTTCCACGCGTTGATGAAGACAGCTTTAATCTTATCAAGTTTTATAATACACCGCGAAAGAAATCAACTGGCAAAG CTCTTGAAAAGGCGTGCACTCGATGCGGCAAGAGGTTTTACATCGACCCAAGTGGAGAGTGGCAAACTCTGGATGAGTGCATTTACCACTGGGGCCGAGCATTTAAGAAGCGGCTGTGTGGCAGCATCGAGTCTCGTTACAACTGCTGTGATAGTGATCTCACATCGAGGGGTTGCCAAGTGGCCAAG TTACATGTCTATGACTCCAATGTGCGTGAAGTGTTGTCGGGATATATGAAAACACTGCCATGTTCCCCACAGTATGATGAAGACTATGGTGTATATGCTCTGGACTGTGAAATG ATTTACACAACAAAAGGTCAAGAACTTGCCCGGGTGACGGTGGTAGACCACAGGAGTGAGACGGTTTATGAAGCACTCGTTCAACCAGAGGGTGATGTCATCGACTATAATACAAG GTTCAGCGGTATAACTGAAGACGATTTGAAAGATGTCACAACAAATCTTCATGATGTGCAGGCCGTGCTGCTGAGTTTGTTCAATCACAAAAGTATACTGATGGGTCACAGTTTAGAAAGCGATTTGTGTGCTTTGAAG CTTATTCATTCCACAGTCGTGGACACCTCTGTCGTGTTCCCCCACTGGCTAGGCCCGCCCTACAAGAGGGCCCTCCGACACCTTGCTGGCGAAATACTTAACAAAATTATACAGAATGATG TTGGCGGCCATGATAGTCGAGAGGATGCTGTGTCGTGCCTGGAGCTGATGCTGTGGAAAGTCAGAGATGACATTAAGAAGGAGAGCCGCTGA